GCCATACGGCAGGAAGGCCGATACGTTCAAACGTCTCCCCCGCCCTCCAGTGCCCCGCCTCTTTCTTCTTCCTCTTCCTCTTCTTCCTTCTCCATCTCCCTGCCTCCGATGACGATGCGCGGCAGGGTGGTGGCCAGGAAGACGAGCAGGCCGACGCCGAGGAGGATAAGGACGACCGTCTTGTTGGCCGCGAACTCGAGGGAAAGGGCGATGCCGGTGAGCAGCGCCGTCCACAGGTAGATGATCAGCACCGCCTGGCGCTGGGAATGGCCGATGAAGAGCAGGCGGTGGTGGATATGCTCCTTGTCGGCGTAGTGGAAGGGCCTCCCTTTTCTGGCTCGCCTGAAGATGGCCAGCCCGGTGTCGATGATGGGGACGGCCAGGATGATGATGGGGGTGAACATGGTCGCGACGGCGGTGCGCTTCAGGATGCCCTGGATGCTGATGGCCCCGAGGATGAAACCAAGGAACTGCGCCCCGGAGTCCCCCATGAAGATGCTGGCGGGGAAGAAATTGTATCTCAGAAAACCCAGGCACGCCCCGCCCACGGCCGCCGATATCACCATGGCCTGCAGGGTGTTGGGGTCGCCGCCTACGCGCGAGCCGTAATAGAAGAAGGCGGCCGCGGAGATGAGCACGATACCGGCCGCCAGGCCGTCCAGCCCGTCGATGAGGTTGATGATGTTGGTGAAGGCCACCATCCATACGATGGTAAGCAGCATGGAGAGCACGGGGCTGGCGGTGAGGTCCAGGACGTTGCCGCGCGGCAGGGCGAGGCTGGTGACCTCCACCCCGAAGGACACCAGCACCAGGGCCGCCATCACCTGTCCGGCCAGCTTCATCCAGGGAGAGAGGTGGCGCATGTCGTCCACGGCACCCATCATGGCGATGAAAGTCGCGGCGAGGATGATGCCCAGCAGCTGGTAGGACGAGAGGGCGTCCACCATGCCCTCCGGTTTGGCCAGGGCCGAGGAATAGGTCACCAGCACCTTGCAGATAAGCAGGGAGATGACCACCGCGAGCAGGATGGCCACGCCCCCCAGGGTGGGCGTAGGGTTCTCGTGCACCTTGCGGTCGTGGGGCATATCGATGGCGCCCAGCCAGAGCGCGAGGCGGCGGGCCAGGGGGGTCAGGACAAGCACCAGTACCAGGGAGGCCGCGAAGGCCAGGATGTAGATCACCTCAGGCCCCCTCGTCTTCCAGGTGGACGAGGAGCAGGTCGGCCTCGCGTGCCATCTCGTCGGCCATCTCGTCCTCGTAGCCCTCACGGTAATAGACGCGCTCTACCCCCGCGTTGATGAGCATCTTGGTGCAGAGGATGCAGGGTTTGTGAGTGCAGAACACGCTCCCGCCGCGCACCGCGGTGCCGTGCATGGCCGCCTGGATGATGGCGTTCTGCTCGGCGTGCAGGCCCCGGCACAACTCGTGCCTCTCTCCCGAGGCGACCCCGCGCGTCTCGCGCACGCAGCCCACCTCCTCGCAGTGGGGGAGGCCGGAGGGCGCGCCATTATAGCCGGTGGAGACGATGCGCTTCTCGAGGACGACGATGCAGCCCACCTGGCGCCGCAGGCAGGTCGAGCGCATGGCTACCTGCCTGGCGATGGACATGAAGTATCTTTCCCAACTCGGCCTGGTCATGTCATAACTCCCGGAATCGCCGCGGCTCCGGCGCCGTTAAAGTTCGGGGTAGAGAGGAAAGCCGGCCAGGAGCTCTTCGACTCTCTCCCGCACCCGGCGCAGCACTTCTTCCTTTCCCATGTTCTGCACCACCAGGGCGATGAGGTCCGCGATCTCGGCCATCTCAGCCTCCCGCATACCGCGCGTGGTCACCGCCGGTGTTCCGAGCCGGATGCCGCTGGTCACCGCGGGGGGTTTGTCGTCGAAGGGGATATTGTTCTTGTTTGCGGTGATCTTCACCGCGTCGAGGGCTTGCTCCACCTCGCTGCCGCTGAGCCCGAGGGGCCTGAGGTCGATGAGCAGGAGGTGGGTATCCGTGCCGCCGGACACCAGCCGCAGGCCGCGTTCCCGCAGGGCGCCCGCCAGTGCCCTGGAGTTGCTGACGATCTGCCGCGCGTAGGTGGCGAACTCGGGCCTGGATGCCTCCAGCAGCGCCACCGCCTTCGCCGCGACGATGTGCATCAGCGGCCCGCCCTGCACGCCGGGGAAGACGGCGTGGTCCAGCGACTGGGCGAAGCGCTCCCGGCAGAGGACCATGCCTCCACGCGGGCCGCGCAGCGTCTTATGGGTGGTGGTGGTGACGAACTCGGCGTGGGGCACCGGGTCGGAATGGACCTTGCCCGCGACCAGACCCGCGAAGTGCGCCATGTCCACCATGAGCATGGCGCCGACCTCGTCGGCCACGGCGCGGAAGGCCGCGAAATCGATGTCGCGGGGGTAAGAGCTGCCACCGGCGATGATCAGCCTGGGGCGGCACTGCCGCGCCACCGCGGCTATCTCCTCGAAATCCAGCATCTCCGTCTCGCGGTTGAGGCCATAGAAGTGGGCGTCGTAGAGGGCGCCGCTGATGTTGGCGGAGGTGCCGTGGGTGAGGTGGCCGCCGGCGGTCTTCTCCATGCCCAGGATGCTGTCGCCGGGCTTGAGGGCGCAGAAATAGACGGCGGTGTTGGCCTGCGCCCCGGCGTGGGGCTGCACGTTGGCGTGCTCCGCCCCGAACAGGCTCCTGGCGCGCGCTATCGCCAGTTCCTCCGCGACGTCCACGTATTCGCAGCCACCGTACCACCGGTTGCCCGGGTATCCCTCCGCGTACTTGTTGGTCAGCACCGTTCCCGCCGTCTCCAGTACGGCCAGGGAGGGGAAGTTCTCCGAGGCGATGAGCTCTATCTTGTGGCGCAGCCGGTGCAGCTCGTCCCGCACCACCTGCGCTATCTCGGGGTCCACCTTCGCTATCTCGCCCACACCGCTCATGCGTCTCTTCCTCCGTATCGGCTTTCGATCTCCGCCAGCTTCTGCAGCCTGTGGGCATGGCGGCCCCCCTCGAACGGCGCCTCCATCCAGGTGCGCACTATCTCCTCCGCCACCCCCGGCCCGATGACCCGCGCCCCCATGGTCAGCACGTTGGCATCGTTATGCATGCGGCTGTAGCGGGCGGTATAGAGGTCGTTGCAGAGAGCCGCTCTCACGCCGGGCAGCTTATTGGCGGCCATGGCCATGCCTACGCCGGTGCCGCAGAGGGCGATGCCCCTGTCCGCCTCGCCGGTGGAAACGCGCCGCGCCACCCGCTCGGCGAAATCGGGCCAGTCGCAGGATGCGTCCGAATCGGTGCCCTCGTCCAGCACCTCGTGCCCCGCCTGCGCCAGGCATGCCGCCACGACATCCTTGAGCATAAAGCCTGCATGGTCACACCCCAGGGCTACTTTCATCTCTCTTGTCACTCCCATGGTCCCGGTCGGTACGTCCCGTGCGGCCCACGCCTTATGCCTCGCCCGCCGTCTCCGTCTGCCCGAATATGGCTACAAGTACGTCATCGATGGCGCTCTCGATGTCCTCGGCTACTCCAAGGTAGACCCGCAGGGAACTTCCAATGGGGTCAATTATATCAGAGCCCCGCGCCTGGGCATCGGCCATGAAGTCCTCGCCCCCGGCCCGCTCGCCCAGCACTTCGAAGACCTTCTTGATGCGGGCGCGTGCCGCTATCTCGTCATGCACAGTCTCCCCGCCCAGGCGCCCGGTTATCATGTCCGATCTTGAGGCGAGGTGCTTGAGTGTCGTGCTCCACTTCAGCGCCTGGGGTTCCAGGCGTCCTATAGTGAGCAGGTGCTCCCTGGCCATGGCCAGCACCAAGTCCGCCTTGAGCAGCATGCCAGCGGTCAGCTCCGAGGCCCGGTGCGGCTCAAGGTCGATCCCCCACAGGTCCATGGCCTGGATGGCGGACGAGGTGGCTGGGTTGCCGTCGATGGCGGAAGTCCCGGCGGAATGGATGAGAGTATGGGCCGCCAGTGCGGGGTAGTCGTTTATCACCTTCGCCTGGAACATGGCTTCGGCCATGGGACTGCGGCACAGGTTGCCCGTGCACACGAACAGTATGTCCAGCAGCTCGATCACTTCCCTTTCTTCTTCACGAGGCGTGCGCGGTATGCCCGCCCCTCTCCCCCGCCATCAGCGCCTGGTTCAGTTCATCTTCCGTGATCGCGCCCTGGCGCAGGACGCTTACGGCGCCTTCCTTTATCTCCGCCACGGTCGATGGCGTCCCCGAACCGCTCTCTTCGGCGTCCAGCGCGAGGGCGGCCGCCGCGAGCACGCGCGGATCGATGGCGGCGAAGCCGGCCGGCTCCTTCTCTCCCGCCATATTGGCGCTGGTCACGGCCAGCGGTCCGCTCCTGGCAAGCAGGCGCAGCAGAAACGGGCTGTCCGGCACCCTTATCCCCAGCGAGCCGGAAGCGGGCGCCACGTTACTCCGCCAGGGCACGTCCCCGGCCTCCACCACCAGGGTCAACGGGCCCGGCCAGAACGAGGCCAGCTTCCGCAGCGGTCCCCGCAACTGGGGGGCGGCGAGCAACGCCGCCTCCTCCACGCCGGCCACCATGACCACCAGCGATTTCTCCGCATCCCTGCCCTTGGCGGCGAAGACGGCCTCCGCGGCGGCGGCCATGTCCGCCCGCGCCACGAGCCCGTAAACGGTATCGGTGGGCATGACCAGCAGCCCGCCCGCGGCAAGGGTTTCCTCGCACCGCCAGAGCAGGGCGTCCTGGTCCACGTCCTGAAACCGGATAATCTCCACCATAGGGCTATTATAGCCGTCCGCCATCGGTCACATGGAGGAGATGGCATCGCGGGCGTGAAATATTCTAATGTCGGTTCTGGTCGCTGTCGATAATCAATAGTTAGAGAGGCGTTTCCATGGTTCCGGGTGGACAGAGAGATGGATGAAGATAAGGTAGGTCGAGGCGAGACAGGGAGCGGAGAAGCCGAAGAGGAACTCGCGCGCAAAGCGGTGGAACTCCTAATCGCCCTCAACGCCGCGACCATCAACATCCATATGTACCCTCCAACCAGCGACATGATCGCCGCCTCGGTGGAGACCGCCTACGCCCGCATGGACCCCCTGCTGACCCAGACCGGCAAGCTGACTTTGGGAGAGGCCGACAACCTGCTCCTGGTGAACGGAGAGAAGCTGCACGACCGCGACCAGGTCAGGCCGCCCGTGCTCTCCTTCCTCGACAGCCTGCGGCGCAGGGACATCTACAGCATCACCTTCTCCGTCGGCATGGAGCAGGACGAGTTCCTGAAGTTCCTCTACATCATGGCCAAGGAGCCGGAGGAACTGCGCCAGTTGGGCGGCATGGCCGAGGAGATGGGCAGGCAGGGCTGTTATCACATCCTGGTCAACGAGAAGCGCTTCGTCTCCGTGGCCGACGACGAGATCATAGCGGCGGAGGCCCGCGAGGAGGATAAGGAGGGCGAGACCCGCTTCAAGGAGGAAGAGCTGCGCCGCCTCAACGAGAAGCTCAAGGACGAGAGGTTCGTCAACTATATCACCGGCAAGGAGAGCCGTGAGAACACCGGCGAGGACACCATCCGGGACATCATGGGAAACCCGCCGCGCCTGGGACTGCTGCTGCGCCAGGCGGTGCGCGAGATCGTGGTCGAGGAGGAAGACCCGGATCTGGCCCTGGACAAGATCTGCGAGACCCTGGAGAAAACGGCCCTGCTGCTCAAGGAGCTGGACGACGAGGAGTTGCGCCGCATGGACGCGGAGGAGATCGCCAAGGCGGCGGCCTTCCTGGAGCCGTCGGAGCTCAAGGGGTTCCTGCTCATGGACAAGCCCGAGGCGCTGCGGGAGCTGGAGATGCGCAAGAACATCCTGGAGATCCTGCGCGAAAACAAGGTGCTCGACCTGCTGGAGAGCACCATCCGGGAACACGAGGCCCTGCAGAGGGTGGTAAACGACCCCGAGACCGCCTTCGCCCCCGAGCAGGAGCTGCGCTACGGGATGCTCTCCTCCCTCATCGACGAGATCTACCAGGCCTCCGTGGGCAAGCCCTGGGAGTCGCGGGTGAGCGACCGCATCTTCCAGGCGGACATGTGGAAGAAGATAGTCAACGGCACCAGCGAGAAGGGCGACGCCGGGTCCAGCACCCTCGTCTACCAGATAAGCAACATGCTGGTGAACGAGGGCCTGACCCTGGACATCGACGAGCTGACCGCCGACCTGACCATCGACGAGAACATCCCCCGGCTGTTGCAGAAGCTCTACCGTGCCCGTCGCCACGATACCGTGCTCAAGCTGGTCGAGAACCTGCTGGACAACCTGGAGGATATGAGCCCGGAGATCAGGCTGAAGACGGCGGAAACCCTGCGCAACATCCCGGCGGCCCTGGAGATGAGCCGCCGCCTGCAGGAGTTCCCGGTGGCCTACGAGATGAAGGACCGCCTGCTGGAACGCCTGGAGCGGGAACGCGAGCTCAGCGAGGTCTATACCACCCTCTCCGCCTGCCTGGCCAGCCTGGCGTCCACCTTCATCCTCTCCCAGGATTACGATTCCGCACTGCAGATCATCGACACCTTCTGGCGGCACAACAGCGCCGAGGACACGCGCAAGCCGGAACAGCGCCGCATCGCCCTGGAGGCGGTGGCCACGGTAGCCAACGACGAGGTGCTGGACAACCTGGCCGACATCCTGCGCGAGGGCGACATCCAGACCATCACCGAGGTGGCCGAGATCCTCATCAAGTTCGAGGACAAGTCGGTGCAGCCCCTCATCCAGGTGCTCAAGGACAGCGAGGACCTCCTGGTGAAGCGGGTGACATTCGAGGCCCTGGAGAGCATCGGCAAGGACGCCATCCTCACCCTCATAAACGACCTGGAGAAGTACAATCCCTGGCACATGTACCGCAACATCATCTCCATCCTGGCGGAGATCGGGAACCGTTCCATCATCCAGTCCCTGGCGCGCTTCATCAAGCACCAGAACCCGGAGGTGCGGCGGGAGACCATCAAGGCGCTATCCAAGATCCGCACCCCCGAGACCACCGCGCTCCTGGTGGAGGCCCTGGGCGACCGGGACGAACAGGTGCAGCGGGAGGCATGTATCGGGCTGGGGCGTATGCGCGATGTCTCCACCGCGCCCATCCTCATGAACGTGATCAAGCCCACCCGCAGCTTCAAGAAGGAACGCCACTACAGCAACACGGTGAAGACCGCGGCGCTGTGGGCACTGGGGGAGATCGGCGATTATTCCGCCATCCCCTACTGCCAGAGCATCCTGCAGAAGCGGTCCCTCTTCCCCTTCCTGGCCAAGGGGAGGGACGAGCTGCGCGCGGCGGCGGCACTGGCCCTCGGCAGGATAGGGAGCGACGAGTGCCGTGACATCCTCCAACAGTTCAGCAGCGACCGTAGCGACACGGTGCGGCGGGCGGTGCTGGAGGCGCAGAGGAGCATCCAGCGCAGGAAGGTCGTCGCCAGTGTCGAGGAGGACCAGCCCGCCGAGGAACCCGCCGTCCAGGCCCAATAGGTTCCCGAGCCCGGAGCTATCCGTCTTCTCCATCGGTCCATTTCCGGCCCGAGCCTCCAGGTAACGGTCTCGCTTAACGCGCAGCCAATCTCAAGGGCAAAAGAAACCTGGGATTTGCGCGTACGCCCAGATGGAGAAGTAGTGGTCGTTGGCAGTGTTATCTCAAGGGCAAAAGAAACCTGGGATTTGCGCGTACGCTGCGACCGACCTGGTAGTTCTCGGGCCAGGAGCAGCGAAGACACCCTTCATCTCAGACCGACTCCCGGATCTCGGGAAAGTGGTTATATATAGGCGACACCCGAACCGAGTTCTCGATTCAGCTCTGATATGCACGGCTCTTTGCTTGAGACGATCTGGGTAGGTGCGGACCACTATCGCAGATTTATCAGGCAACGGCTCATGGAAGCTTTGATGCCGGTGCGGAACCAACCGTCGCGCTTGGCCGCAAGGGTCCCCTCTATGTCGTTCCAGTATCCGGGGGTGACGGCGGGGCCCCTGATGGCAAGCTCTCCTTCGCCGCCACCCTTCACCGGCCTGCCTTCCTCGTCGAACACCCCGGCGCGGTTGGGCGGCAGTACCAGGCCCGGGCACCCCTCAGGCCAGGCGATAAAGGAGAGGGCCGGTTTGAGGGCGAGCACCGTCGCCCTCCCCCCCGCGTCGTATGCCTCGAGGAATGCGGCGGGCCGCCCCCGAGACAACCCCCGGAATGCCTCCGGCACATCGCGCGGCAGCGGTTCTCCCGCCGCAAGCCAGAGGCGTACGGAGGAGAGGTCGCGTTTGTCCGCTCCAGCCTGCAGCAGACCGGTATAGGTACCGGCCGCCGCCATGAACACCGCCGGTCTTTCCGCCTCCAGGGCGGTGAGGATGCCCGCGGGGCCGGGCGACGGGACGAAGCGCATGCGCAACCCCATACACAACCCCAGCGCGGCTGCGCTGAAACCGCCGGTGGTATCCAGGCCCGCGGCATGGAGGCAGAGGTCTCCCGGCCGTGGCGGCATCATCGGCATCACCTTGAGCTGTTGGCCCAGCAGCCCCTGGTTGGTGGCCATGACCGCTTTGAGCGAACCCTCGCCCAGCTCCTTGTAGAACAGGCCCACCACGTTGCTCGGTTTGAGGGTGTAGGGGAGGAAGAACCCGGAGGAGACTTGCATGGCCTCGTCCAGGGAAGGTACCCGGTCGGGCGCACCGGAGCGTGGACCCGAGGCCATGATGCGTTCGACCCCCGGCGTATTACCAATAAGCTCAGGACGCTCCGTGAGGATCCTTCCCTCCACCACGGCCAGGGTCGCTCCGCAGCCTTCAGCGCGGCCTCGTATCTCGCCGGCAGGCAGGGTGGAGTCCAGGGGAACCACAATGCCCCCTGCCTTGATCGTAGCGGCGGCCAGGAGCATGAACTCGCCTCTGTTGGGGGTGAGGATGAGAACCCGCTCCCCTTTCTTGAGGTCCAGGTCGCGGATGAAGGCCTCCGCCGCCAGGTTGGTGAAGCGCAGGCAGTCGCCGCTGTTGAGCACGGCGTGGGGGAAAAGCCTGTAGCCGAGGGGCTCCGCCAGGTCCAGGACCTCGCGGTCGCCGTACATAACGGCCAGGTTCTCGAAGAGGTTGGCCATGGTCAGCAGGCGCCGCACGGCCAGCCGGGTTCTCTGCAACATACCCGCTATTCTCACGCGCGCCGTATTTGCGTGTCAATCACACGAAGCGCGGCCTCCGCATGCATCACCAGAGCCGGGGGCCCTTCGTCTTGCCCTTCAGGTTCTCCCCGAGCTGCGCGGGGTCGAGGAAGAGATCCACATAGCCGCACTGCAAGCAGACCTGCGCCTTGCCGATGGGCGTGGTCGCAGATTTCGGGTCTTGATGGTCTGGACTTGTAGAGGAAGTAGCCGCGCGAGCAGCTGGCCCCCCGCCATCCATGGCCCCGTTACACTTCGGACATGTCCCATTGCCCATTGCCCAATCCTTCCTCTCGAGCGAGCTCCGCCAGGTCACCCTCCGCGATGCCAGTGCGCTTAACCAAATTTCAATATCACCTTTTTTATCGTGGAGGAAAACCCCACGACCCACGTATGCATCAAAGCAATCACATGGGGAATAATATGATGCAGAGTCCACGACCCGAATTAGAGGAGGTATCGGCGATGCGTTCCATGCTGGAAGGGATAAGGGTCATAGACTTCACCAACACCGTGGCCGGGCCGGGGTGCACCTTCTTCCTAGCGGACATGGGGGCGGAGGTGATCAAGGTGGAACGGCCGGGGCTGGGTGACGAGGCGCGCCTCTTCCCGCCTTATAAGGACGGCTTCTCGGCTTCTTTCGCCGTGCTCAACCGCGGCAAACGCGGCGTGGTCCTGGACCTCAAGGACCCGCGTGCCGTGGAGATATTCAAGGAACTGGTGGCCGCATCGGACGTGCTGGTGGAGAATTACCGCCCCGGCGTGATGAAGAAGCTGGGCCTGGACTATGAAGCCCTCAAGCAGGTCAACCTGAAGCTGGTGATGTGCTCTATCTCGGGATACGGGCAGTACGGCCCTCTCTCGGATCTTCCCGCCTATGACGCAGTGATCCAGGCCATGAGCGGGTTGATGTCCACCACCGGCTATCCCGACGGGCCTCCCACCCGGGCGGGGACGCTCATCGTGGATATCTCCGCCGCCTTCTTCGCTGCCTACGGCATCTGCGCCGCCCTCTTCGCGCGCGAGCGCAGCGGAGAGGGGGACTACCTGGACGTCTCCATGTACGACGTGGCCATCAACCTGCTGGAGGCCAAGTTCGTCGACTATACCGTCACCGGCAACATCCCCCAGCGCACCGGCAACCGCTACCCCTACGTCACCCCTTTCGATGCCTTCGCCACCCGGGACGGCTACGTAATGCTCATCTGCATCGGGGACCAGCCCTTCCACAACTTGTGCAACGCCATGGGCAAGCCGGAACTGGCGGAGGACGAGCGTTTCAAGGACCTCATGGCCCGCAACGCCAACGAGGCCGAGCTGAAGAAGATCATCGAGGAGTGGGCCTCCGGCCTCAGTGACGCAGAGATATGGGATCTGCTGCGGGAGCACGGCGTCCCGGGGTCGCCCGTGAACAACGTCAAAACGGTGGTCGAGCACCCCCATACCGCGGCGCGGGGGATGCTGGTGGA
This window of the Actinomycetota bacterium genome carries:
- the glyA gene encoding serine hydroxymethyltransferase, which encodes MSGVGEIAKVDPEIAQVVRDELHRLRHKIELIASENFPSLAVLETAGTVLTNKYAEGYPGNRWYGGCEYVDVAEELAIARARSLFGAEHANVQPHAGAQANTAVYFCALKPGDSILGMEKTAGGHLTHGTSANISGALYDAHFYGLNRETEMLDFEEIAAVARQCRPRLIIAGGSSYPRDIDFAAFRAVADEVGAMLMVDMAHFAGLVAGKVHSDPVPHAEFVTTTTHKTLRGPRGGMVLCRERFAQSLDHAVFPGVQGGPLMHIVAAKAVALLEASRPEFATYARQIVSNSRALAGALRERGLRLVSGGTDTHLLLIDLRPLGLSGSEVEQALDAVKITANKNNIPFDDKPPAVTSGIRLGTPAVTTRGMREAEMAEIADLIALVVQNMGKEEVLRRVRERVEELLAGFPLYPEL
- a CDS encoding CoA transferase, with amino-acid sequence MRSMLEGIRVIDFTNTVAGPGCTFFLADMGAEVIKVERPGLGDEARLFPPYKDGFSASFAVLNRGKRGVVLDLKDPRAVEIFKELVAASDVLVENYRPGVMKKLGLDYEALKQVNLKLVMCSISGYGQYGPLSDLPAYDAVIQAMSGLMSTTGYPDGPPTRAGTLIVDISAAFFAAYGICAALFARERSGEGDYLDVSMYDVAINLLEAKFVDYTVTGNIPQRTGNRYPYVTPFDAFATRDGYVMLICIGDQPFHNLCNAMGKPELAEDERFKDLMARNANEAELKKIIEEWASGLSDAEIWDLLREHGVPGSPVNNVKTVVEHPHTAARGMLVDLEQPGVGTIPIFGSAMKALGSEIRPRGPAPSPGQDNRWLLEAVLGKDAAQVEEVLSSGIMG
- a CDS encoding AMP-binding protein — protein: MLQRTRLAVRRLLTMANLFENLAVMYGDREVLDLAEPLGYRLFPHAVLNSGDCLRFTNLAAEAFIRDLDLKKGERVLILTPNRGEFMLLAAATIKAGGIVVPLDSTLPAGEIRGRAEGCGATLAVVEGRILTERPELIGNTPGVERIMASGPRSGAPDRVPSLDEAMQVSSGFFLPYTLKPSNVVGLFYKELGEGSLKAVMATNQGLLGQQLKVMPMMPPRPGDLCLHAAGLDTTGGFSAAALGLCMGLRMRFVPSPGPAGILTALEAERPAVFMAAAGTYTGLLQAGADKRDLSSVRLWLAAGEPLPRDVPEAFRGLSRGRPAAFLEAYDAGGRATVLALKPALSFIAWPEGCPGLVLPPNRAGVFDEEGRPVKGGGEGELAIRGPAVTPGYWNDIEGTLAAKRDGWFRTGIKASMSRCLINLR
- a CDS encoding MraY family glycosyltransferase, translated to MIYILAFAASLVLVLVLTPLARRLALWLGAIDMPHDRKVHENPTPTLGGVAILLAVVISLLICKVLVTYSSALAKPEGMVDALSSYQLLGIILAATFIAMMGAVDDMRHLSPWMKLAGQVMAALVLVSFGVEVTSLALPRGNVLDLTASPVLSMLLTIVWMVAFTNIINLIDGLDGLAAGIVLISAAAFFYYGSRVGGDPNTLQAMVISAAVGGACLGFLRYNFFPASIFMGDSGAQFLGFILGAISIQGILKRTAVATMFTPIIILAVPIIDTGLAIFRRARKGRPFHYADKEHIHHRLLFIGHSQRQAVLIIYLWTALLTGIALSLEFAANKTVVLILLGVGLLVFLATTLPRIVIGGREMEKEEEEEEEERGGALEGGGDV
- a CDS encoding HEAT repeat domain-containing protein, with the protein product MDEDKVGRGETGSGEAEEELARKAVELLIALNAATINIHMYPPTSDMIAASVETAYARMDPLLTQTGKLTLGEADNLLLVNGEKLHDRDQVRPPVLSFLDSLRRRDIYSITFSVGMEQDEFLKFLYIMAKEPEELRQLGGMAEEMGRQGCYHILVNEKRFVSVADDEIIAAEAREEDKEGETRFKEEELRRLNEKLKDERFVNYITGKESRENTGEDTIRDIMGNPPRLGLLLRQAVREIVVEEEDPDLALDKICETLEKTALLLKELDDEELRRMDAEEIAKAAAFLEPSELKGFLLMDKPEALRELEMRKNILEILRENKVLDLLESTIREHEALQRVVNDPETAFAPEQELRYGMLSSLIDEIYQASVGKPWESRVSDRIFQADMWKKIVNGTSEKGDAGSSTLVYQISNMLVNEGLTLDIDELTADLTIDENIPRLLQKLYRARRHDTVLKLVENLLDNLEDMSPEIRLKTAETLRNIPAALEMSRRLQEFPVAYEMKDRLLERLERERELSEVYTTLSACLASLASTFILSQDYDSALQIIDTFWRHNSAEDTRKPEQRRIALEAVATVANDEVLDNLADILREGDIQTITEVAEILIKFEDKSVQPLIQVLKDSEDLLVKRVTFEALESIGKDAILTLINDLEKYNPWHMYRNIISILAEIGNRSIIQSLARFIKHQNPEVRRETIKALSKIRTPETTALLVEALGDRDEQVQREACIGLGRMRDVSTAPILMNVIKPTRSFKKERHYSNTVKTAALWALGEIGDYSAIPYCQSILQKRSLFPFLAKGRDELRAAAALALGRIGSDECRDILQQFSSDRSDTVRRAVLEAQRSIQRRKVVASVEEDQPAEEPAVQAQ
- the rpiB gene encoding ribose 5-phosphate isomerase B; amino-acid sequence: MKVALGCDHAGFMLKDVVAACLAQAGHEVLDEGTDSDASCDWPDFAERVARRVSTGEADRGIALCGTGVGMAMAANKLPGVRAALCNDLYTARYSRMHNDANVLTMGARVIGPGVAEEIVRTWMEAPFEGGRHAHRLQKLAEIESRYGGRDA
- a CDS encoding cytidine/deoxycytidylate deaminase family protein translates to MTRPSWERYFMSIARQVAMRSTCLRRQVGCIVVLEKRIVSTGYNGAPSGLPHCEEVGCVRETRGVASGERHELCRGLHAEQNAIIQAAMHGTAVRGGSVFCTHKPCILCTKMLINAGVERVYYREGYEDEMADEMAREADLLLVHLEDEGA
- a CDS encoding L-threonylcarbamoyladenylate synthase is translated as MVEIIRFQDVDQDALLWRCEETLAAGGLLVMPTDTVYGLVARADMAAAAEAVFAAKGRDAEKSLVVMVAGVEEAALLAAPQLRGPLRKLASFWPGPLTLVVEAGDVPWRSNVAPASGSLGIRVPDSPFLLRLLARSGPLAVTSANMAGEKEPAGFAAIDPRVLAAAALALDAEESGSGTPSTVAEIKEGAVSVLRQGAITEDELNQALMAGERGGHTAHAS